The Actinomadura sp. WMMB 499 genome includes a window with the following:
- a CDS encoding glycosyltransferase, giving the protein MSTIVIFGAGSRGDVQPCAALGRALRARGHDVKLVASARYASLAAGAGLGLAPLTADPTEILESDAGQELLAGGRNPVKFLGGFRRILGPMADRLLAECLDACKDADLILGPTLGALPRHIGEHLGVPWALIHFQPSRATGAFPHPFVPRARLLGPLANRASFHAVDQVAWLLSRPFINPWRERALGLPPLPLRDARDDRPVLACFSPEVVPRPRDWPRSLTMTGYWFLDEPDWTPPKDLADFLDDGPPPVYVGFGSMVPKDAAMTARIVRTALKLAGVRGIVQGDPDTSDGDVLAVRDVPHAWLFPRTAAVVHHGGAGTTAAGLRAGAPTVVCPFFGDQPYWGERVAALGAGPPPLPFRTLTVPRLAARIRAAVEDPDIADRAEHLGRRIHAEDGLARAQEALEPLLR; this is encoded by the coding sequence GTGAGCACCATCGTGATCTTCGGCGCGGGCTCGCGCGGCGACGTCCAGCCCTGCGCCGCCCTCGGGCGCGCCCTGCGCGCGCGCGGGCACGACGTCAAGCTCGTCGCCAGCGCCCGCTACGCCTCGCTCGCCGCCGGCGCCGGGCTCGGCCTCGCGCCGCTCACCGCCGACCCGACCGAGATCCTCGAGTCGGACGCCGGGCAGGAGCTGCTCGCGGGCGGCCGCAACCCGGTGAAGTTCCTCGGCGGGTTCCGGCGGATCCTCGGGCCGATGGCCGACCGGCTGCTCGCCGAATGCCTCGACGCTTGCAAGGACGCCGACCTGATCCTCGGGCCGACGCTCGGCGCGCTCCCCCGGCACATCGGCGAGCACCTCGGCGTCCCGTGGGCGCTGATCCACTTCCAGCCGAGCCGGGCCACCGGCGCGTTCCCGCACCCGTTCGTCCCGCGCGCGCGCCTGCTCGGCCCGCTCGCCAACCGGGCGAGCTTCCACGCGGTCGACCAGGTCGCGTGGCTGCTGTCGCGCCCGTTCATCAACCCGTGGCGCGAGCGGGCGCTCGGGCTGCCGCCGCTGCCGCTGCGCGACGCGCGCGACGACCGTCCGGTCCTCGCCTGCTTCAGCCCGGAGGTCGTCCCGCGCCCGCGCGACTGGCCGCGCAGCCTCACCATGACCGGCTACTGGTTCCTCGACGAGCCCGACTGGACGCCGCCGAAGGACCTCGCCGACTTCCTCGACGACGGTCCCCCGCCCGTCTACGTCGGGTTCGGCAGCATGGTCCCGAAGGACGCCGCGATGACCGCCCGGATCGTCCGGACGGCGCTGAAGCTCGCGGGCGTCCGCGGGATCGTGCAGGGCGACCCGGACACCTCGGACGGCGACGTGCTCGCCGTCCGCGACGTCCCGCACGCCTGGCTGTTCCCCCGCACGGCCGCCGTCGTCCACCACGGCGGCGCGGGCACCACCGCGGCGGGCCTGCGCGCGGGCGCCCCCACGGTCGTCTGCCCGTTCTTCGGCGACCAGCCGTACTGGGGCGAGCGGGTCGCGGCGCTGGGCGCGGGCCCGCCGCCGCTGCCGTTCCGGACACTCACCGTCCCGCGCCTGGCCGCCCGCATCCGCGCGGCCGTCGAGGACCCCGACATCGCCGACCGCGCCGAACACCTCGGCCGGCGCATCCACGCCGAGGACGGCCTCGCGCGCGCGCAGGAAGCCCTGGAGCCCCTGCTCCGCTGA
- a CDS encoding MFS transporter has protein sequence MTRGRYRWALAVVAVSAFMITMDNTVVFNALPTIKADLDMSDSAAGWVATGYILMFSCLMIAGGRLTDIFGCRVPFTLGMLIFTTASAVCGLAESTDVLILARIVQGAGAALALPATQVMVTVGRNDKQRSIGNIVWIGAASSATALGPTIGGLIAEQWSWGWIFLINIVPGVLVILLGLFVLTGVGENKDARVDLPGVLISATMLFAFTYALETGGHHGWTDPSVLSVFALGAIALVCFVMVENWAPDPMIDLRFFRNRVFTGGLLSQMLYGIGFNGMMFYSPQFLQVFLGFSPPEAGLVMLPPAITIMVLTPVAFLLAAKIGPRPAIGGGMALMALGMVLFSMLERGDGYAELMPGVMLVGVGAALGMPLVMYVLKAVPERRAGVASGVINVIRESSGAFGIAIVGLLIHTVPDVGAGAGALEEFRSGASSGLILGAVLVLIGGLIGGFTLPSRRGWLGPKHGKQRPLVSDPPPRRTARSAATVPSAAPVSDPRATTPDPIPVGAGGLAADDRAVAGVPGAPGAAGGAGAAPSRVPSAAASAAPSDPDTAPHTARPPLASPRKDESMPDPTPGPHWWNDWDEPAPGPGPEEPPPAPSAWPPPPSAAPPVPSVPPAAPPGPVDDVWYDRPGTVRDGLSLGVADPADARRPPPPPEGWYQPYTPDDGPPSGPPSPPPGPRDDAW, from the coding sequence TTGACCCGGGGCAGATACCGATGGGCGCTGGCGGTCGTCGCCGTCAGCGCATTCATGATCACCATGGACAACACGGTGGTCTTCAACGCGCTGCCCACGATCAAGGCCGATCTCGACATGTCGGACTCGGCCGCCGGATGGGTCGCGACCGGGTACATCCTGATGTTCTCGTGCCTGATGATCGCGGGCGGGCGGCTCACCGACATCTTCGGCTGCCGCGTCCCGTTCACCCTCGGCATGCTGATCTTCACGACGGCGTCGGCCGTCTGCGGGCTCGCCGAGAGCACCGACGTGCTCATCCTGGCGCGCATCGTGCAGGGCGCCGGGGCCGCGCTCGCGCTGCCCGCCACGCAGGTCATGGTCACCGTCGGGCGCAACGACAAGCAGCGCTCGATCGGCAACATCGTCTGGATCGGCGCGGCCTCCAGCGCCACCGCCCTCGGCCCGACGATCGGCGGCCTCATCGCCGAGCAGTGGTCCTGGGGCTGGATCTTCCTGATCAACATCGTGCCCGGGGTCCTGGTGATCCTGCTCGGCCTGTTCGTCCTCACCGGCGTGGGCGAGAACAAGGACGCCCGCGTCGACCTGCCCGGCGTGCTGATCTCCGCGACGATGCTGTTCGCCTTCACCTACGCGCTGGAGACCGGCGGCCACCACGGCTGGACCGACCCCTCGGTGCTCAGCGTCTTCGCCCTCGGCGCCATCGCGCTCGTCTGCTTCGTCATGGTGGAGAACTGGGCCCCCGACCCCATGATCGACCTGCGGTTCTTCCGGAACCGGGTGTTCACCGGCGGGCTCCTGTCGCAGATGCTCTACGGCATCGGCTTCAACGGCATGATGTTCTACTCGCCGCAGTTCCTGCAGGTCTTCCTCGGCTTCTCGCCGCCCGAGGCCGGCCTCGTCATGCTCCCCCCGGCCATCACGATCATGGTGCTGACGCCCGTCGCGTTCCTGCTCGCCGCCAAGATCGGCCCGCGGCCCGCGATCGGCGGCGGGATGGCGCTGATGGCCCTCGGGATGGTGCTGTTCTCGATGCTCGAGCGCGGCGACGGCTACGCCGAGCTGATGCCCGGCGTCATGCTCGTCGGCGTCGGCGCCGCCCTCGGCATGCCGCTCGTCATGTACGTGCTCAAGGCCGTCCCCGAGCGGCGGGCGGGCGTCGCCAGCGGCGTGATCAACGTGATCCGCGAGTCGTCCGGCGCCTTCGGCATCGCGATCGTCGGGCTGCTCATCCACACGGTCCCCGACGTGGGCGCGGGCGCCGGCGCGCTGGAGGAGTTCCGGTCGGGCGCCTCGTCCGGACTGATCCTCGGCGCGGTGCTGGTGCTGATCGGCGGCCTCATCGGCGGGTTCACGCTGCCCAGCAGGCGCGGCTGGCTCGGCCCCAAGCACGGCAAGCAGCGCCCGCTCGTCTCCGACCCGCCGCCGCGCCGCACCGCCCGGTCCGCCGCGACCGTCCCCTCCGCCGCGCCGGTCTCCGACCCGCGCGCCACCACGCCCGACCCGATCCCGGTCGGCGCCGGAGGCCTCGCCGCGGACGACCGCGCGGTCGCGGGCGTCCCGGGTGCTCCGGGTGCCGCCGGGGGCGCGGGCGCCGCACCGTCGCGCGTCCCGTCCGCCGCGGCCTCCGCCGCACCGTCCGATCCCGACACCGCCCCCCATACCGCGCGCCCCCCGCTCGCCTCCCCCCGGAAGGACGAGAGCATGCCCGACCCCACCCCCGGGCCCCACTGGTGGAACGACTGGGACGAGCCCGCCCCGGGCCCCGGTCCGGAGGAGCCGCCGCCCGCCCCGTCGGCCTGGCCCCCGCCGCCGAGCGCCGCCCCGCCCGTCCCGTCCGTCCCGCCCGCGGCGCCGCCCGGACCGGTGGACGACGTCTGGTACGACCGGCCCGGCACCGTGCGGGACGGCCTGTCGCTCGGGGTCGCGGACCCGGCGGACGCCCGCCGCCCGCCACCGCCGCCCGAGGGCTGGTACCAGCCGTACACGCCCGACGACGGCCCGCCGAGCGGCCCGCCGTCCCCGCCGCCCGGCCCCCGCGACGACGCCTGGTGA
- a CDS encoding MMPL family transporter, with product MLAGLGRLIHRRRWVSLVLIVLFTGAAGAWGIGVLGKFKEGGFEDPDASSTLVAELGATYFGSTNPDVIVLYSSDTMKVDDPEYMGSVVTTAARLPKAQVSEIITYWSLSGKAAESFASQDGRRTFIAVKLAGDTGAEKLENYELIKDRVAAPGLEAQIGGSVPLGQEFGSQVVADIVRAEMITAGPLVILLVILFGAMVAAMLPIGVAVFSMIGGFAVLHAVTYVTDVTSFALEVVTMMGVGLGIDYSLFIISRFREELQRGMTRADIPQGKPWKREKGRRARRAAKKEYKRTLRPIREAALAGTMATAGRTIVVSGVTVSAALAGLLLFPQMFLRTIGLAGIATVMVAVFGATVLLPTLLALLGTRVEGGRMPWRRPSAKRAQRDPESGFWFRLGHSVMKHPLPYFAVVLAILAFMAGPFLNVQFGSIDARVLPKDSPTRTVVETIKAEFPNGSAEPIDVVVSGDLIPTNWTPEEGDPIPPYLDEFRTELAELPGVVSSEFTGYSGTYGGVRISVTHEYEPMDEQAQELVETIRSMHLTKDGYPMHIDVGGSTAAQMDLMDSLMESLPKMAVAVGAATFVLLFMFFGSIVLPLKAIVMNVLSIGASFGAIVWGFQYGHLAGLLDFTPTGGVEATSMILILAVVFGLSMDYEVFLLSRIREEWDRTHDNRTAVASGMQHTGSIITSAALLFLVVIGAFAFAGITVVKLIGVGMFVAVVVDALLVRSLLVPATMRFMGAANWWLPKPLRGLHARMDLRESSGFPAAAAPAGVAPPLPKEQPVPYTLHWEKPAPAAPPKRTRRPKAPPPPAPRGGNGSAAPNGDGRHAPWAPWADGPPAPRRPRPPRAKREIVRSPDGTGWTWK from the coding sequence ATGCTTGCGGGGCTGGGGCGGCTCATCCACCGGCGGCGCTGGGTCAGCCTCGTCCTGATCGTGCTGTTCACCGGGGCCGCCGGCGCCTGGGGCATCGGTGTGCTCGGCAAGTTCAAGGAGGGCGGCTTCGAGGACCCGGACGCGTCCTCGACGCTCGTCGCCGAGCTCGGCGCGACGTACTTCGGCAGCACGAATCCCGACGTGATCGTCCTGTACTCCAGCGACACCATGAAGGTGGACGACCCGGAGTACATGGGCAGCGTCGTCACGACGGCCGCGCGGCTGCCGAAGGCGCAGGTCAGCGAGATCATCACGTACTGGTCGCTGAGCGGGAAGGCCGCCGAGTCGTTCGCGTCGCAGGACGGGCGCAGGACGTTCATCGCGGTGAAGCTGGCGGGCGACACCGGCGCGGAGAAGCTCGAGAACTACGAGCTGATCAAGGACCGGGTGGCGGCGCCGGGCCTGGAGGCGCAGATCGGCGGCAGCGTCCCGCTGGGGCAGGAGTTCGGCTCGCAGGTCGTGGCGGACATCGTCCGCGCGGAGATGATCACCGCCGGGCCGCTGGTCATCCTGCTGGTGATCCTGTTCGGTGCGATGGTCGCGGCGATGCTGCCGATCGGCGTCGCGGTGTTCTCGATGATCGGCGGCTTCGCGGTCCTGCACGCGGTGACGTACGTGACGGACGTGACGTCGTTCGCGCTCGAGGTCGTCACGATGATGGGCGTCGGCCTCGGCATCGACTATTCGCTGTTCATCATCAGCCGGTTCCGTGAGGAACTGCAGCGCGGCATGACGAGAGCGGACATCCCGCAGGGCAAGCCGTGGAAGAGGGAAAAGGGCAGGCGCGCGCGCAGAGCCGCGAAGAAGGAGTACAAGAGAACCCTGCGGCCAATCCGCGAGGCGGCGCTGGCCGGGACGATGGCGACGGCCGGGCGCACGATCGTGGTGTCGGGCGTGACGGTGTCGGCGGCGCTGGCCGGGCTGCTGCTGTTCCCGCAGATGTTCCTGCGGACGATCGGCCTGGCGGGCATCGCGACCGTCATGGTCGCGGTGTTCGGCGCGACGGTCCTGCTGCCGACCCTGCTGGCCCTGCTCGGCACGCGCGTCGAGGGCGGCCGGATGCCGTGGCGTCGCCCGTCCGCCAAGCGCGCGCAGCGCGACCCGGAGAGCGGCTTCTGGTTCCGCCTCGGGCACAGCGTGATGAAGCACCCGCTGCCATACTTCGCGGTGGTGCTCGCCATCCTGGCCTTCATGGCCGGCCCGTTCCTGAACGTCCAGTTCGGCAGCATCGACGCGCGCGTCCTGCCGAAGGACAGCCCCACCCGCACCGTCGTCGAGACGATCAAGGCGGAGTTCCCGAACGGGTCCGCCGAGCCGATCGACGTGGTGGTGTCGGGGGATCTGATCCCGACGAACTGGACGCCGGAGGAGGGCGACCCGATCCCGCCCTACCTGGACGAGTTCCGCACGGAGCTCGCGGAGCTGCCGGGCGTCGTGTCGTCGGAGTTCACCGGCTATTCCGGGACGTACGGGGGCGTGCGGATCTCCGTCACGCACGAGTACGAGCCGATGGACGAGCAGGCGCAAGAGCTGGTCGAGACGATCCGGTCGATGCATCTGACCAAGGACGGGTACCCGATGCACATCGACGTCGGGGGCAGCACGGCCGCGCAGATGGACCTGATGGACAGCCTGATGGAGTCGCTGCCGAAGATGGCGGTGGCGGTCGGCGCGGCGACGTTCGTCCTGCTGTTCATGTTCTTCGGGTCGATCGTGCTGCCGCTGAAGGCGATCGTGATGAACGTCCTGTCGATCGGCGCGTCGTTCGGGGCGATCGTGTGGGGCTTCCAGTACGGGCACCTGGCCGGGCTGCTGGACTTCACGCCGACAGGCGGCGTCGAGGCGACCAGCATGATCCTGATCCTCGCGGTCGTGTTCGGCCTGTCGATGGACTACGAGGTGTTCCTGCTCAGCCGCATCCGCGAGGAGTGGGACCGGACGCACGACAACCGCACGGCCGTCGCGTCCGGCATGCAGCACACCGGCAGCATCATCACGAGCGCGGCGCTGCTGTTCCTCGTGGTCATCGGCGCGTTCGCGTTCGCCGGGATCACGGTCGTGAAGCTGATCGGCGTCGGCATGTTCGTCGCCGTCGTCGTGGACGCGCTGCTCGTGCGGTCGCTGCTCGTCCCGGCCACGATGCGGTTCATGGGGGCGGCGAACTGGTGGCTGCCGAAGCCGCTGCGCGGCCTGCACGCGAGGATGGACCTGCGCGAGAGCAGCGGGTTCCCGGCGGCGGCCGCGCCCGCCGGCGTGGCCCCGCCGCTGCCGAAGGAGCAGCCCGTCCCCTACACCCTGCACTGGGAGAAGCCCGCCCCCGCCGCCCCGCCGAAGCGGACCCGCAGGCCGAAGGCGCCCCCGCCCCCCGCCCCGCGCGGCGGCAACGGCTCCGCCGCGCCCAACGGGGACGGACGGCACGCGCCGTGGGCCCCGTGGGCGGACGGCCCCCCGGCGCCGCGCCGCCCGCGCCCGCCGCGCGCCAAGCGCGAGATCGTCCGCTCCCCGGACGGCACGGGCTGGACCTGGAAGTAG